From Nymphaea colorata isolate Beijing-Zhang1983 chromosome 6, ASM883128v2, whole genome shotgun sequence, a single genomic window includes:
- the LOC116255852 gene encoding uncharacterized protein LOC116255852 has protein sequence MSFGSSSGSRGARAFEFGRTHVVRPKGKHQATIVWLHGLGDNGLSWSQLLEALPLPNIKWICPTAPSRPVAIFGGFPCTAWFDVGDLSEEGPADVEGLDSSAAHVANLLSTEPADIKLGVGGFSMGAATALYSATCCAYGKYANGNPYPVNISAAVGLSGWLPCARSLGNKIGESEEAKRRAASLPLLLLHGKGDDVVHYKHGEKSAEVLTSSGFRSLTFKSYNGLGHYTVPEEMDDVCKWIIATLGLETSQS, from the exons ATGAGCTTCGGAAGCAGTTCTG GGAGCAGAGGTGCAAGGGCGTTTGAGTTTGGAAGGACTCATGTCGTTAGACCAAAGGGCAAACATCAGGCGACCATTGTCTGGCTTCACGGCCTCGGCGACAATGGCTTGAG TTGGTCACAGCTCTTGGAAGCGCTGCCTCTTCCTAAT atcaaATGGATATGCCCCACGGCGCCTAGTAGGCCAGTAGCCATCTTTGGTGGATTTCCGTGCACTGCAT GGTTTGATGTCGGAGATCTTTCGGAGGAAGGTCCCGCTGATGTAGAAGGGTTGGATTCTTCAGCAGCACATGTTGCAAACTTGTTGTCGACTGAACCTGCTGACA TCAAACTTGGGGTTGGAGGGTTTAGTATGGGTGCTGCAACTGCCTTATATTCTGCAACTTGCTGTGCTTATGGGAAATATGCAAATGGAAATCCTTACCCTGTCAATATCAGTGCTGCTGTTGGTCTAAGTGGCTGGCTTCCATGTGCAAG GAGCCTCGGCAACAAAATTGGAGAGTCAGAAGAGGCTAAAAGACGTGCAGCATCTTTACCTCTTCTACTCCTACATGGAAAAG GGGATGATGTAGTCCATTACAAGCATGGAGAGAAATCAGCAGAGGTTTTGACATCTTCAGGATTCCGAAGCTTAACTTTCAAATCTTACAATGG GCTGGGTCATTATACAGTCCCCGAAGAAATGGATGATGTCTGCAAATGGATCATTGCAACACTGGGCCTTGAGACTTCACAATCATAA
- the LOC116256305 gene encoding uncharacterized protein LOC116256305 translates to MASSTSSLILHTSSTPSIFLPRCPPTVKRRSVGGARATASGSAGNARPSSSSSSTSNWLSTIFGWPSEPDYIDGGDPKSEENQPPPRSAGGGEENELASRRSGSSRFTPGCFTEEKAKQLRMKTMETSAFHDVMYHSAIAARLASSFPDPPRGKGSRRSPPLDP, encoded by the coding sequence ATGGCGTCGTCTACCTCATCCCTCATCCTTCACACCTCCAGCACCCCTTCAATCTTCCTCCCAAGATGCCCCCCCACCGTGAAGCGGAGATCCGTCGGTGGAGCTCGCGCCACTGCCTCCGGCTCGGCCGGCAATGCCAGGCCGTCGTCGTCCTCTTCGTCCACCTCCAATTGGTTGAGCACGATCTTCGGCTGGCCGTCGGAGCCTGACTACATCGACGGCGGCGATCCGAAATCCGAAGAGAATCAGCCGCCACCTCGTTCTGCAGGCGGAGGAGAAGAGAACGAGCTCGCTAGCCGGAGGAGCGGATCGTCGCGGTTCACGCCGGGTTGCTTCACGGAGGAGAAGGCGAAGCAGCTGCGGATGAAGACGATGGAGACGTCCGCATTCCACGACGTCATGTACCACTCCGCGATCGCCGCCCGCCTAGCTTCCAGCTTCCCGGATCCCCCCCGCGGCAAGGGTTCCCGCCGATCGCCGCCGCTGGACCCGTAG
- the LOC116255851 gene encoding boron transporter 4-like, whose amino-acid sequence MGRWCSPFKGVVEDVKGRLPCYKEDWVAGFRSGYRILAPTTYIFFASALPVIAFGEQLSRETDGKLSAVQTLASTALCGIMHSILGGQPLMIVGVAEPTVIMYIYLYNFARQRKDLGEGLYLAWAGWVCIWTALLLFLLAIFNASAIISRFTRITGELFGMMITILFIQEAIKGLVDEFRIPKGEDASVERYQFQWTYANGLLGIIFSFGLLFTALRSRSARSWKYGTGWFRSFIADYGVPLMVLVWTALSYSVPREVPQGVPRRLASPVTWDKRAVTNWTVIKDMAMVPPLYIFVALVPAIMIAGLYFFDHSVSAQMAQQKEFNLKNPASYHYDILMLGFMVLICGLVGLPPSNGVIPQSPMHTKSLAVLKRQLIRRKMVESAKEGIKLKASNSEIYGKMQEVFIQMDSNPENAVVTKELKNLKEAVLGSSGNNGAKDGGFDPEKHIDAHLPVRVNEQRVSNLGQSLLVAGCLGIMSIIKMIPTSVLWGYFAYMAIDSLPGNQFWERLLMLFITPTRRFKVLQTGHASFVESVPFKYIAYFTLFQLVYLMACFGITWIPVAGILFPVAFFLLIVIRIYILPKLFYRHHLMELDAAEYEEIAGAAMFEKNLSIRELEIPQGGEEEGCMEVCDAEILDEITTHRGEIKVRNFSGDLDMKHFQVHPSQETNHE is encoded by the exons ATGGGTCGGTGGTGTTCTCCGTTCAAAGGCGTGGTCGAGGATGTCAAAGGAAGATTGCCCTGCTACAAGGAAGATTGGGTGGCCGGATTTCGATCCGGATACAG GATTTTGGCACCAACGACGTACATATTCTTCGCCTCTGCACTTCCTGTCATCGCTTTCGGTGAGCAGCTCAGCAGAGAAACAG ATGGGAAGCTCAGCGCAGTGCAGACGTTGGCATCGACTGCCCTTTGTGGCATCATGCACTCGATACTGGGGGGGCAGCCATTGATGATAGTGGGCGTTGCAGAGCCCACTGTTATAATGTATATTTACCTGTACAATTTCGCAAGGCAAAGGAAGGATCTTGGCGAGGGCCTGTATTTGGCATGGGCTGGATG GGTTTGCATTTGGACTGCTCTCTTGCTTTTTCTCCTGGCCATATTCAACGCATCTGCTATTATCAGTCGATTTACAAGGATTACAGGGGAACTGTTCGGCATGATGATCACTATACTCTTCATCCAAGAAGCAATCAAG GGGCTGGTAGATGAATTCAGAATACCAAAAGGCGAAGACGCAAGCGTGGAACGCTACCAATTTCAATGGACATACGCGAACGGGTTGCTTGGGATCATCTTCTCGTTTGGGCTACTCTTTACTGCTCTGAGAAGTAGAAGTGCCAGGTCATGGAAATATGGCACAGGTTGGTTCAGAAGCTTCATTGCTGATTATGGTGTTCCTTTGATGGTCCTGGTGTGGACTGCGCTCTCATACAGTGTACCAAGAGAAGTACCACAAGGGGTTCCTAGGAGACTCGCTAGTCCTGTCACTTGGGACAAAAGGGCAGTGACTAACTGGACGGTTATCAAG GATATGGCCATGGTGCCACCTCTGTACATCTTCGTCGCCTTGGTGCCTGCAATAATGATCGCAGGACTCTACTTTTTTGACCACAGTGTATCAGCTCAGATGGCACAGCAAAAGGAATTCAATTTGAAGAACCCAGCTTCTTACCACTACGACATTTTAATGCTCGGGTTTATG GTCCTGATCTGTGGTTTGGTAGGTCTTCCTCCTTCAAATGGCGTCATACCACAGTCTCCCATGCACACAAAGAGCCTAGCTGTTCTGAAGCGGCAG TTAATCAGAAGGAAGATGGTAGAAAGCGCCAAGGAGGGCATAAAATTGAAGGCCAGCAACAGTGAAATATATGGCAAGATGCAAGAAGTATTTATTCAGATGGACAGTAATCCAGAA AACGCCGTAGTCACCAAAGAACTCAAGAACTTGAAAGAAGCTGTATTGGGGAGCTCTGGTAATAATGGGGCTAAGGACGGTGGTTTTGATCCTGAAAAGCACATAGATGCTCATCTTCCAGTTCGCGTTAATGAGCAGAGAGTTAGCAACCTTGGCCAATCTTTGCTCGTTGCTGGCTGTCTTGGTATCATGTCCATCATCAAGATGATACCAACATCTGTTCTTTGGGGTTATTTTGCTTACATGGCTATTGATAGCCTGCCAGGCAACCAGTTCTGGGAGAGGCTGCTCATGCTCTTCATTACTCCCACTCGCAGATTcaa GGTTCTACAAACGGGACATGCTTCATTCGTCGAATCAGTGCCATTTAAGTACATAGCCTATTTTACTTTGTTCCAGCTGGTTTACCTGATGGCGTGCTTCGGCATCACGTGGATACCTGTAGCAGGGATACTCTTCCCTgttgctttctttcttctcatagTCATTAGAATATATATCCTACCCAAGTTATTCTACAGACACCACTTAATGGAACTTGATGCTGCTGAGTATGAAGAAATTGCTGGTGCTGCAATGTTTGAGAAGAATCTCTCCATCAGG GAACTGGAAATCCCCCAAGGTGGTGAGGAGGAAGGGTGCATGGAAGTCTGTGATGCAGAGATCTTGGATGAGATTACTACTCATAGAGGAGAAATCAAGGTCAGAAATTTTAGCGGAGACCTTGATATGAAGCATTTTCAG GTTCATCCGTCGCAAGAAACAAACCACGAATGA